From one Flavobacterium sp. N502536 genomic stretch:
- a CDS encoding ROK family protein produces MNKEYAVGLDIGGTHITAAIIDIVDMKVIDFSVHKESFDSNLPVAEVMTIWEKAIRTAIENSKVEITTGLAVCMPGPFDYTNGICWIKDQSKYEHFYGLNIRDLFQDQLNLSNDFPILFENDAVCFGKGEVFKDAENLSKKVMAITLGTGLGACFIDKGESISTGDLVPEDGEIYNLPYKEGIAEDYVSARGLIAGYFALSGKKANNGLELFNLAKAEDKVAIKVFEKMGEDLAAIVIPWLEKFSADSFIIGGKIANASEFFLPVFHKKLKEAGSEVNVSVSTDNEIAALLGATSLLYTA; encoded by the coding sequence ATGAATAAAGAATATGCCGTTGGATTAGACATTGGAGGTACACATATCACCGCAGCGATCATTGATATAGTGGACATGAAAGTGATCGATTTTTCAGTGCACAAAGAATCTTTCGATTCAAATTTGCCTGTAGCGGAAGTAATGACCATTTGGGAAAAAGCAATTCGCACTGCGATAGAAAATTCAAAAGTAGAAATTACTACGGGATTGGCAGTTTGTATGCCGGGTCCCTTTGATTATACGAATGGTATTTGCTGGATAAAAGACCAATCTAAATACGAACATTTTTATGGGTTGAACATTCGCGATTTGTTTCAGGACCAACTGAATTTGTCGAATGATTTTCCGATTCTTTTTGAAAATGATGCCGTTTGTTTTGGTAAGGGAGAAGTTTTTAAAGACGCTGAAAACCTTTCTAAAAAAGTAATGGCAATCACGCTTGGTACCGGACTTGGAGCTTGTTTTATAGACAAAGGAGAATCGATTAGTACGGGTGATTTAGTCCCGGAAGACGGAGAAATATACAATCTGCCTTATAAAGAGGGGATTGCTGAAGATTATGTTTCTGCACGTGGACTAATAGCGGGTTATTTTGCTTTAAGCGGAAAAAAAGCAAACAATGGTTTAGAGCTTTTTAATTTGGCTAAAGCCGAGGATAAAGTGGCGATAAAAGTGTTTGAAAAAATGGGAGAAGATTTGGCGGCGATTGTTATTCCGTGGTTAGAAAAATTTTCAGCAGATAGCTTTATAATTGGAGGGAAAATAGCAAATGCAAGCGAATTTTTTCTGCCTGTTTTCCATAAAAAATTAAAAGAAGCAGGAAGCGAAGTTAACGTTTCTGTTTCTACAGATAATGAAATAGCAGCATTATTAGGCGCAACAAGTTTGCTTTACACAGCATAG
- a CDS encoding MauE/DoxX family redox-associated membrane protein, which translates to MNYRRKYMEGVCYLMAVLFFYAAFSKMVELDVFFKQLGKSPLIPFNMQENAGVGVLVVEFLVVYFVYKRKFQLALIISFFLMAFFSLYIGYLMYFSYYIPCSCGGILGTMSWSVHLIFNIILTVVIAIAYIISE; encoded by the coding sequence ATGAACTATAGAAGAAAATATATGGAAGGAGTTTGTTATCTGATGGCAGTATTATTTTTTTATGCTGCTTTCTCAAAAATGGTTGAATTAGATGTTTTTTTTAAACAATTAGGGAAATCACCATTAATTCCATTTAATATGCAAGAAAACGCTGGAGTTGGTGTTCTGGTTGTTGAATTTTTGGTTGTTTACTTTGTTTACAAAAGGAAATTTCAATTAGCATTAATAATATCTTTCTTTTTAATGGCATTTTTTTCTTTGTACATTGGTTACTTGATGTATTTCTCATATTATATTCCATGCAGCTGTGGAGGTATTCTTGGTACTATGTCATGGAGTGTACATTTGATTTTTAATATCATTTTAACAGTTGTCATTGCGATAGCATACATAATTTCCGAATGA
- a CDS encoding DUF4494 domain-containing protein: protein MSATWYECKVKYRKTDETGGQKVLTEPYLVDALSYTEAERRINEEMSAYISEEFKITNIKVANYAEIHPFENTDRWFKSKVSLLAYDEESGKERKSNMYMLVQANDVREAYDNTLHVMQSTMGEYSIPAVSESPIMDVFPYFSGEEGESEQLERFNRLKASKPAQAAVETIDHMEFETAMEE from the coding sequence ATGAGCGCAACTTGGTACGAATGCAAAGTGAAATATAGAAAGACAGATGAAACCGGAGGACAAAAGGTTTTAACAGAACCTTATTTGGTAGATGCTTTGTCTTATACAGAAGCTGAGAGAAGAATTAATGAAGAGATGTCGGCTTATATTAGTGAGGAATTTAAAATCACCAATATAAAAGTGGCCAATTACGCCGAAATTCACCCTTTTGAAAATACAGACCGTTGGTTTAAATCCAAAGTATCCTTATTGGCTTATGATGAAGAAAGCGGTAAGGAAAGAAAGTCAAATATGTACATGCTGGTTCAGGCAAATGATGTAAGAGAAGCTTACGACAACACGCTGCATGTAATGCAAAGTACGATGGGAGAGTATTCTATCCCGGCAGTTTCTGAATCTCCTATTATGGATGTTTTCCCTTATTTCAGTGGTGAAGAGGGAGAATCAGAACAATTGGAAAGATTCAATAGACTAAAAGCATCTAAACCTGCACAGGCAGCCGTAGAAACCATTGACCATATGGAGTTTGAAACTGCAATGGAGGAATAG
- a CDS encoding helix-turn-helix transcriptional regulator, protein MIINRILQIIDYKGINRRKFYIETGLSNGFLDKVKDVGASKIEQILRIYPEISPEWLLTGKGHMLENAAFFEYEWGIKMSEIEEPASVYEVTTSKTIKKQFVPVFDVETAAGAVSLFKETNEKPIDYVSVPNLPKCDGAIYVSGDSMYPLLKSGDLVIYKKVSSNIEHIIWGELYLIAIITADLEEFLLLRRIQKSDKGDDWVELVSENSQHQSKEVLLKNIEGLALIKATIRINSTF, encoded by the coding sequence ATGATTATAAATAGAATCTTACAAATAATTGATTATAAAGGAATTAACCGAAGGAAATTTTATATTGAAACGGGACTTTCGAATGGTTTTTTAGATAAAGTAAAAGATGTTGGCGCATCAAAAATTGAGCAGATACTTCGCATTTATCCTGAAATTAGTCCGGAATGGCTTTTGACAGGAAAAGGTCATATGCTTGAAAATGCTGCTTTTTTTGAATATGAATGGGGTATTAAAATGAGCGAGATTGAAGAACCTGCTTCGGTCTATGAAGTCACCACCTCAAAAACAATAAAAAAGCAATTTGTACCTGTATTCGATGTTGAAACCGCTGCAGGTGCCGTTTCTTTATTTAAGGAAACCAACGAAAAACCTATAGATTATGTTTCGGTTCCAAACTTACCCAAATGCGACGGAGCCATTTATGTTAGTGGCGACAGTATGTACCCTCTTTTAAAAAGCGGAGACCTTGTTATCTATAAAAAGGTAAGCAGCAACATCGAGCATATCATTTGGGGAGAATTGTATCTGATCGCTATTATAACAGCTGATCTTGAAGAATTTTTGCTGCTCAGGCGGATCCAGAAATCAGACAAAGGTGACGATTGGGTTGAATTGGTAAGTGAAAACAGCCAGCATCAGTCAAAAGAGGTTCTTCTAAAAAATATTGAAGGATTAGCTTTGATAAAAGCAACGATTCGAATAAATTCCACCTTCTAA
- a CDS encoding GH92 family glycosyl hydrolase, producing the protein MKIKSLLFLGILQCCILVNAQVKTIDAVEYVNPLMGTQSLHSLSNGNTYPAICRPWGMNFWTPQTGKMGDGWAYIYTADKIRGFKQTHQPSPWMNDYGQFSIMPVTGKVAFTEDERGSWFSHKAEVSKPYYYSVYLADYDVTTEITTTERAAHFQITFPENEQSSIVIDAFDKGSYIKIIPSENKIIGYTTRNSGGVPENFRNYFVLQFDKPFTTNATWHDKVLEKDKLELKDNHVGAVVGFKTKKGEVVNVKVSSSFISPEQAELNLKNELGTASFTETVAQSKKEWNKVLGKLNAEGGSEEQLKTFYSCLYRTVCFPQKQYEINAKGEIVHYSPYNGKVLPGYMYAGTGFWDTFRALYPLLNLVYPSINKEMQEGLINDYKEGGFLPEWSSPGFRDVMVGNNSASVVSDAYIKGLRGYDINKLYEALLHGANNEGPLEAVGRKGVSYYNTLGYVPYDVKINENAARTLEYAYDDFAIWKLAKALNRPKKEISLFEKRMMNYKNLYNPEIGWMSGRNKDGSFPKNFNPLKWGDAFTEGNALHYSWSVFHDVQGLIDLMGGEKKFTAKLDAVFTTPPVFDDSYYGAVIHEIREMQIMNMGQYAHGNQPIQHMIYLYNYAGEPWKTQYWSREVMDRLYKPTPDGYCGDEDNGQTSAWYIFSAMGFYPVCPGTDEYVLGAPLFKKITLELENGKQLVIDAPNNSADNKYVQELKWNNTTHTQNFINHFEVLKGGEFKFDMSSKPNLQRGTSASAYPYSYSTSK; encoded by the coding sequence ATGAAAATAAAGAGTTTACTTTTTTTAGGGATACTACAATGTTGCATTTTGGTGAATGCGCAAGTCAAAACCATAGACGCTGTCGAATATGTAAACCCTTTAATGGGAACACAGTCTTTGCATAGTCTTTCAAACGGAAATACCTATCCGGCGATTTGCAGACCCTGGGGAATGAATTTCTGGACACCGCAAACCGGAAAAATGGGCGACGGCTGGGCCTATATTTACACCGCCGATAAGATTAGAGGATTCAAACAAACCCATCAGCCTTCACCGTGGATGAATGATTACGGACAGTTTTCGATCATGCCGGTAACCGGTAAAGTAGCTTTTACAGAAGACGAGAGAGGAAGCTGGTTCAGCCATAAAGCAGAGGTTTCAAAGCCGTATTACTACAGCGTTTACCTGGCCGATTATGATGTAACTACAGAAATTACGACTACCGAAAGAGCCGCACATTTCCAGATTACCTTTCCGGAAAACGAGCAGTCCTCTATCGTAATCGATGCTTTTGACAAAGGATCTTACATCAAAATAATTCCATCTGAAAATAAAATCATTGGATATACCACCCGCAATAGTGGCGGAGTTCCGGAGAATTTCAGAAACTATTTTGTACTGCAATTTGATAAACCTTTTACAACTAACGCGACCTGGCACGATAAAGTCCTGGAAAAAGACAAACTGGAATTAAAAGACAATCATGTAGGCGCCGTTGTTGGATTTAAAACTAAAAAAGGAGAGGTTGTAAACGTAAAAGTTTCTTCTTCCTTTATCAGTCCGGAGCAAGCGGAACTGAATTTAAAGAACGAATTGGGTACCGCATCTTTTACGGAAACCGTAGCACAATCCAAAAAGGAATGGAATAAAGTTTTAGGAAAATTAAATGCCGAAGGCGGAAGCGAAGAACAGCTAAAAACGTTTTACTCCTGCTTGTACCGCACCGTTTGTTTTCCACAAAAACAATATGAGATAAATGCAAAAGGAGAAATCGTGCACTATAGCCCGTATAACGGTAAAGTATTGCCGGGTTATATGTATGCGGGAACAGGTTTTTGGGATACTTTCCGTGCCTTGTATCCTTTGTTAAATCTGGTTTATCCTTCGATTAACAAAGAAATGCAGGAAGGATTAATCAACGATTATAAAGAGGGAGGCTTTTTGCCGGAATGGTCAAGCCCGGGATTCCGTGACGTGATGGTAGGAAACAACTCGGCCTCTGTAGTTTCAGATGCTTACATCAAAGGATTACGCGGTTACGACATCAATAAATTGTATGAAGCCTTATTGCACGGAGCCAATAACGAAGGGCCATTAGAAGCAGTAGGAAGAAAAGGAGTATCGTATTACAACACTTTGGGTTATGTTCCTTATGATGTAAAAATCAACGAAAATGCAGCCAGAACCTTAGAATATGCCTACGATGATTTTGCAATTTGGAAATTAGCCAAAGCACTGAACCGTCCAAAAAAAGAAATCAGTTTGTTCGAAAAAAGAATGATGAATTATAAGAACCTTTATAATCCTGAAATCGGATGGATGAGCGGCAGAAACAAAGACGGAAGTTTCCCTAAAAACTTTAATCCGCTTAAATGGGGAGACGCTTTTACAGAAGGAAATGCTTTGCATTATAGCTGGAGCGTATTCCATGATGTACAGGGTTTGATTGATTTAATGGGAGGGGAGAAAAAATTCACGGCCAAATTAGACGCTGTTTTTACAACACCTCCGGTTTTTGATGACAGTTACTACGGAGCTGTTATTCATGAAATTCGCGAAATGCAAATTATGAATATGGGGCAATATGCACATGGAAATCAGCCGATACAGCACATGATTTATTTGTACAACTATGCAGGAGAGCCTTGGAAAACACAATATTGGTCAAGAGAAGTTATGGATCGTTTGTACAAACCAACCCCGGACGGTTACTGCGGTGATGAAGATAACGGACAAACTTCGGCCTGGTATATTTTCTCTGCAATGGGATTCTATCCGGTTTGCCCGGGAACAGACGAGTATGTACTTGGAGCGCCTTTGTTTAAAAAAATTACGTTGGAGCTCGAAAATGGAAAGCAATTGGTTATCGATGCACCGAACAATTCGGCCGACAACAAATATGTTCAGGAATTAAAATGGAACAACACCACTCATACCCAAAACTTCATCAACCATTTTGAAGTACTAAAGGGAGGTGAATTCAAATTTGACATGAGCAGCAAACCTAATTTACAAAGAGGAACTTCGGCAAGTGCCTATCCATATTCTTATTCAACTTCAAAATAA
- a CDS encoding glycoside hydrolase family 125 protein codes for MQSRRKFIKNTGIFSAGLLALQTDVFGMQSDVFNFSIKDFVSKRPPLAERKFTSKAIEAAIVRIKKQIANPELAWLFENCFPNTLDTTVDFEIIDGKPDTYVITGDIDAMWLRDSTAQIWPYIPFIKEDKKLAELIKGVINRQTKCILLDPYANAFYKDFAQVSEWKNDMTKMQPGIHERKWEIDSLCYPIRLAHGYWKETGDISLFDSKWKEAMLLVLQTFKEQQRIHDKGPYNFQRVTAWATDGVPLSGYGYPVKPCGLIVSTFRPSDDSTLFGYLIPSNMFAIEVLGYLIEIFSLPALKDDNLVAKAKELGGQVQKGLEENGIIEHPKFGKIIAFEVNGYGSFHMMDDANVPSLLSLPYLGAIAPDNQLYLNTRKVVLSENNPFFYKGKAGEGIGGPHTGTDTIWPMSIVLRAITSVDEQEIKQCISNLIKTNADTGFMHESFHKDDVTKFTRKWFAWANTLFGEMIVHTSIHYPQILKDKNI; via the coding sequence ATGCAGTCACGTAGAAAATTTATAAAAAATACAGGGATTTTTTCAGCAGGATTATTGGCCCTTCAAACGGATGTTTTCGGCATGCAATCGGACGTGTTCAATTTTTCGATCAAAGATTTTGTAAGCAAAAGACCCCCGCTGGCAGAACGAAAATTTACCAGTAAAGCTATTGAAGCTGCAATTGTAAGAATCAAAAAACAAATTGCCAATCCGGAACTCGCCTGGTTGTTTGAAAACTGCTTTCCAAACACCTTAGACACCACCGTTGATTTTGAAATCATTGACGGAAAACCCGATACTTATGTCATTACAGGAGATATCGATGCCATGTGGTTGCGCGACAGTACAGCACAAATTTGGCCTTATATTCCGTTTATAAAAGAAGATAAAAAACTGGCAGAATTGATAAAAGGAGTCATCAATCGTCAGACCAAATGTATCTTACTCGATCCTTATGCGAATGCTTTTTACAAAGATTTTGCACAAGTAAGTGAGTGGAAAAATGACATGACCAAGATGCAGCCCGGGATTCACGAGCGCAAATGGGAGATCGATAGTTTGTGTTACCCAATACGACTGGCACACGGTTATTGGAAGGAAACCGGGGACATTAGTTTGTTCGACAGCAAGTGGAAAGAAGCGATGCTTTTGGTATTGCAAACTTTCAAAGAGCAGCAAAGAATACATGATAAAGGACCTTACAATTTTCAGCGAGTTACAGCCTGGGCTACGGATGGTGTGCCTTTAAGCGGTTACGGTTATCCGGTAAAACCATGTGGATTAATTGTTTCGACTTTCAGACCAAGTGACGACAGTACGCTGTTTGGCTATTTGATTCCGAGTAACATGTTTGCAATTGAAGTATTGGGGTATCTGATTGAAATTTTCTCTTTGCCGGCTTTAAAAGACGACAATTTAGTCGCTAAAGCCAAAGAATTGGGTGGGCAGGTTCAAAAAGGACTGGAAGAAAACGGAATCATCGAACATCCGAAATTCGGAAAAATCATTGCTTTTGAAGTCAACGGTTACGGTAGTTTTCACATGATGGACGATGCCAATGTTCCGTCTCTATTGTCGTTACCTTATTTAGGCGCTATAGCACCGGACAATCAACTGTATCTGAATACCCGTAAAGTAGTACTTTCAGAAAACAATCCATTTTTCTACAAAGGAAAAGCAGGAGAAGGTATTGGAGGGCCGCATACCGGAACCGATACCATCTGGCCAATGAGCATCGTTTTGAGAGCCATTACCAGCGTAGACGAGCAGGAAATAAAACAATGCATCAGTAATCTGATCAAAACAAATGCGGATACCGGTTTCATGCACGAATCTTTTCATAAAGACGATGTAACCAAATTTACCCGAAAATGGTTTGCATGGGCCAACACCTTATTTGGAGAAATGATCGTACATACCAGCATTCATTATCCTCAAATTTTAAAAGACAAAAACATTTAA
- a CDS encoding isoaspartyl peptidase/L-asparaginase family protein, with translation MTNSNRRNFIKTAAIASVAVALQSFNSNSEEEEKNIVSKKGKKPIVLSTWRFGIPANEAAWEVLKNKGTALDAVEAGVKIPEADPKERSVGYGGRPDRDGRVTLDACIMDENANIGSVAALEYIKHPISVARAVMEKTPHVMLVGDGALQFAVAQGFKKENLLTEESEKEWKEWLKDSKYKPIANIENHDTIGMIALDAQGNLSGACTTSGMAFKMHGRVGDSPIIGAGLYVDNEIGAATATGHGEEVIRISGCHLVVELMRHGKSPQKACEEAVARIVKLTKNRNKDLKDIQVGFIALNKAGEYGSYCIQGGFNYAVYDDTGNRLIDADFFLK, from the coding sequence ATGACAAATTCAAATCGCAGAAATTTTATAAAAACGGCAGCTATAGCTTCAGTTGCTGTAGCTTTGCAATCTTTCAATTCAAATTCAGAAGAAGAAGAAAAAAACATAGTTTCTAAAAAAGGGAAAAAGCCAATTGTGCTTTCTACCTGGAGGTTTGGAATTCCTGCCAATGAAGCGGCCTGGGAAGTTTTAAAAAACAAAGGAACTGCTTTAGACGCTGTCGAAGCCGGAGTTAAAATTCCGGAGGCCGACCCTAAAGAAAGAAGCGTAGGGTATGGTGGACGTCCGGACAGAGATGGCCGCGTAACGTTGGATGCCTGTATTATGGATGAAAATGCCAATATAGGATCGGTGGCTGCTTTAGAATACATCAAACATCCCATATCGGTTGCAAGAGCCGTAATGGAAAAAACACCTCATGTGATGCTGGTAGGCGATGGAGCCTTGCAATTTGCCGTAGCACAAGGTTTCAAAAAAGAAAATCTGCTGACAGAGGAGTCTGAAAAAGAATGGAAAGAGTGGTTAAAAGACAGTAAATACAAACCCATTGCCAATATCGAAAATCACGATACAATTGGAATGATCGCTCTGGATGCCCAAGGAAACCTTTCGGGAGCCTGTACAACAAGTGGAATGGCGTTTAAAATGCACGGACGTGTTGGAGATTCCCCAATTATTGGAGCCGGTTTGTATGTCGACAATGAAATTGGAGCGGCAACAGCCACCGGACACGGTGAAGAAGTTATTAGAATTTCGGGTTGTCATCTTGTGGTTGAATTGATGCGACATGGTAAATCTCCTCAAAAAGCCTGCGAAGAAGCCGTTGCCCGAATTGTAAAATTAACAAAGAACAGAAACAAAGACTTAAAAGACATTCAGGTGGGTTTTATCGCCCTGAACAAAGCCGGAGAGTATGGCTCATATTGTATTCAGGGAGGTTTTAACTATGCCGTTTATGACGACACCGGAAACCGTTTAATCGATGCCGACTTTTTTCTGAAGTAA